A region of Pyxidicoccus parkwaysis DNA encodes the following proteins:
- a CDS encoding HEAT repeat domain-containing protein has product MAQPLKAAAPEASTELTPEAKEKVELAKTFTFHLLKGIKQIGMYRHNESRFPEFLSKALEAVQAYSDKFGPLSMKVEQQNLVLFGEPLFTEDTPLPYKFFRDGIRQLIFRPGLLVEELVTFTMIALSEPERGAEDVLAQLWRASMEHVEYVVVEGFSMENASEEEVQVEVDKVVGYLYSRLQTNSDDYLRFARVSAEDLDSKLDGVEQIRGLVVGGRHASDELKAKLQREVMEEENARLFPKLVSAVFQVVEGGVEDATLLEEIFVQLLDMLLIQDDFSTINQIVLKLRALSQRDGGEGLGRLLQSFLHKMGEEQRLMRMGESLKSTRPKNPADVTRYLQALDRDAILPLLNVLETIEVPENRALLCDVLAGYARELPDPFVMRLVSDRPQTVRDMVYILEKSNHPDRLKMFAQVLKSPNLVVKLEVLNIIGRGRTGEARRMMADALNDPISQVRMLAAKLLPEFDRDKAYADLMRVVRDAAFEKKTSDERVAFYTAVGSTGTPGALAMMQQLLAVKPSLLNKKRVLDDKLLAIHGLGGACSIQGYKLLQTVVEDKSQPLEVLTAARKAMYQTRKTLFGDSALPEEA; this is encoded by the coding sequence ATGGCCCAGCCCCTCAAAGCCGCAGCCCCCGAAGCGAGCACCGAGCTGACTCCTGAGGCAAAGGAGAAGGTGGAGCTGGCGAAGACGTTCACCTTCCATCTGCTCAAGGGCATCAAGCAGATTGGCATGTACCGCCACAACGAGTCGCGCTTCCCCGAGTTCCTCAGCAAGGCGCTCGAGGCCGTGCAGGCGTACAGCGACAAGTTCGGTCCCTTATCGATGAAGGTGGAGCAGCAGAACCTGGTGCTCTTCGGCGAGCCGCTGTTCACCGAGGACACGCCGCTCCCCTACAAGTTCTTCCGCGACGGCATCCGTCAGCTCATCTTCCGCCCCGGCCTGCTGGTGGAGGAGCTGGTCACCTTCACGATGATTGCCCTCTCCGAGCCGGAGCGCGGCGCGGAGGACGTGCTGGCGCAGTTGTGGCGCGCGAGCATGGAGCACGTGGAGTACGTGGTGGTGGAAGGCTTCTCCATGGAGAACGCCAGCGAGGAGGAGGTCCAGGTCGAGGTCGACAAGGTGGTGGGCTACCTCTACTCGCGCCTCCAGACGAACTCGGATGACTACCTGCGCTTCGCGCGCGTGTCCGCGGAGGACCTGGACTCCAAGCTGGATGGCGTGGAGCAGATTCGCGGCCTCGTGGTGGGCGGGCGCCACGCCTCGGACGAGCTGAAGGCGAAGCTGCAGCGCGAGGTGATGGAGGAGGAGAACGCGCGGCTGTTCCCCAAGCTGGTCAGCGCCGTGTTCCAGGTGGTGGAAGGCGGCGTGGAGGACGCCACGCTGCTCGAGGAAATCTTCGTGCAGCTGCTGGACATGCTCCTCATCCAGGACGACTTCAGCACCATCAACCAGATTGTCCTCAAGCTGCGCGCGCTCTCCCAGCGCGACGGCGGCGAGGGCCTGGGCCGGCTGCTGCAGAGCTTCCTGCACAAGATGGGCGAGGAGCAGCGCCTGATGCGGATGGGCGAGTCGCTCAAGTCCACGCGTCCGAAGAACCCTGCGGACGTGACGCGCTACCTGCAGGCGCTGGACAGGGACGCCATCCTCCCGCTGCTCAACGTGCTGGAGACGATTGAGGTGCCGGAGAACCGCGCCCTGCTGTGCGACGTGCTGGCCGGTTATGCGCGCGAGCTGCCGGACCCCTTCGTGATGCGACTGGTGTCGGACCGTCCGCAGACGGTGCGCGACATGGTCTACATCCTGGAGAAGAGCAACCACCCGGACCGGCTGAAGATGTTCGCCCAGGTGCTCAAGAGCCCCAACCTGGTGGTGAAGCTGGAGGTCCTCAACATCATCGGCCGCGGCCGCACCGGCGAGGCGCGGCGGATGATGGCCGATGCGCTGAACGACCCCATCTCCCAGGTGCGCATGCTGGCCGCGAAGCTCCTGCCCGAGTTCGACCGGGACAAGGCCTACGCGGACCTGATGCGCGTCGTGAGGGACGCCGCGTTCGAGAAGAAGACGTCCGACGAGCGCGTGGCCTTCTACACGGCCGTGGGCTCCACGGGGACGCCGGGCGCGCTGGCGATGATGCAGCAACTGCTGGCGGTGAAGCCCTCGCTGCTCAACAAGAAGCGCGTGCTGGACGACAAGCTCCTGGCCATCCACGGCCTGGGCGGCGCGTGCTCCATCCAGGGCTACAAGCTGTTGCAGACGGTGGTGGAGGACAAGAGCCAGCCGCTCGAGGTGCTCACCGCCGCGCGCAAGGCGATGTATCAAACACGCAAGACATTGTTCGGGGACTCGGCGCTCCCGGAGGAGGCATAG
- a CDS encoding HD-GYP domain-containing protein → MAENLKISQAQDENVNEYGREHNEKLQSLARSMVAGLYMLVRSVKMYDPENAVFQKPLHQLQDIINQIIGKEGRLELTGVKESFYLNGMLVKVDLNSIENQRYLLAELRGKDVGGFTLTKPVTVPELKNFVWIFAKEQSGTTEEDGLAGRKLLNMRVAKFSKLKEKLNKDMDNPGDLKVDRKKYAMTIYARAVFFLSKYLESVRAGKPINASKALRLVQDFVDISYEQKTHFLGMTTMRREDEYLVYHQTNVCLMSIVFGAELGLTKPQLRDLGYIALFHDAGMATLPEELSTKRGALSPDEKVAVQKAPLISVRNILMEKGFSRSTLLRVVTTFEHKTDFGTAVRDSRGNIQMIIPKTNLGVYAKIIAICDAYDALTSKRPYRDAYGPEVALMLMWTEMRNKFDPELLQVFMRVMAIQPVKVLSKRQQTLSVSGL, encoded by the coding sequence ATGGCCGAGAATCTGAAGATCAGCCAGGCCCAGGACGAGAACGTCAACGAGTACGGCCGCGAGCACAACGAGAAGCTCCAGTCGCTCGCGCGCTCCATGGTGGCCGGCCTCTACATGCTGGTGCGCTCCGTGAAGATGTATGACCCGGAGAACGCCGTCTTCCAGAAGCCGCTGCACCAGCTCCAGGACATCATCAATCAAATCATCGGCAAGGAAGGCCGGCTGGAGCTGACGGGCGTCAAGGAGTCCTTCTACCTGAACGGCATGCTGGTGAAGGTGGACCTGAACTCCATCGAGAACCAGCGCTACCTGCTGGCGGAGCTGCGCGGCAAGGACGTGGGCGGCTTCACGCTGACCAAGCCCGTCACGGTGCCGGAGCTGAAGAACTTCGTCTGGATTTTCGCCAAGGAGCAGTCCGGCACGACGGAGGAGGACGGGCTCGCGGGCCGCAAGCTGCTCAACATGCGGGTGGCCAAGTTCTCCAAGCTCAAGGAGAAGCTGAACAAGGACATGGACAACCCGGGCGACCTGAAGGTCGATCGCAAGAAGTACGCGATGACCATCTACGCGCGCGCGGTGTTCTTCCTCTCGAAGTACCTGGAGTCCGTGCGCGCCGGGAAGCCCATCAACGCGTCCAAGGCACTGCGGCTGGTGCAGGACTTCGTGGACATCTCCTACGAGCAGAAGACGCACTTCCTGGGCATGACGACGATGCGGCGCGAGGACGAGTACCTCGTGTATCACCAGACCAACGTCTGCCTGATGAGCATCGTCTTCGGCGCGGAGCTGGGGCTGACGAAGCCGCAGCTCCGTGATTTGGGCTACATCGCGTTGTTCCACGACGCGGGCATGGCGACGCTGCCGGAAGAGCTGTCCACCAAGCGCGGCGCGCTGTCGCCGGACGAGAAGGTGGCGGTGCAGAAGGCGCCGCTCATCTCCGTGCGCAACATCCTCATGGAGAAGGGCTTCAGCCGCTCCACGCTGCTGCGCGTGGTGACGACGTTCGAGCACAAGACGGACTTCGGTACCGCGGTGCGCGACTCGCGCGGCAACATCCAGATGATCATCCCGAAGACGAACCTCGGGGTGTACGCGAAGATCATCGCCATCTGCGACGCGTACGACGCGCTCACCTCCAAGCGTCCGTACCGCGACGCCTACGGACCGGAAGTCGCGCTGATGCTGATGTGGACCGAGATGCGCAACAAGTTCGACCCGGAGTTGCTCCAGGTCTTCATGCGCGTCATGGCCATCCAGCCCGTGAAGGTGCTGTCCAAGCGGCAGCAGACGCTCAGCGTGTCGGGCCTGTAA
- a CDS encoding RluA family pseudouridine synthase yields the protein MAAPDTREHRAPPEARGERVDQYLARAFPDLTRSRIHGLIEAGHVLADGQPAKPSRRLRGGELLTLHVPAPVAAVPVAEELPLAVLHEDKDLVVVDKAAGMVVHPGAGHASGTLVNALLHRVKDLAGVGGELRPGIVHRLDKDTTGCLVVAKNEQTLVALQKAFKTRAVEKTYLAIVHGTPPAEGRIETLYGRHPVHRQKFTGRVKEGKHAITLFRVLESFDGAALVEVDLLTGRTHQIRVHLSESGHPLLGDTLYGAGRKAKGRAEEAQARLGRQALHAWRLAFAHPRTGKALKLEAPIPEDFTAALELLRGEPAATQVVAAKTPVKARPAAKKKTAKRATSRAR from the coding sequence GTGGCAGCGCCCGACACGCGAGAGCACCGCGCCCCGCCTGAAGCTCGCGGAGAGCGCGTGGATCAGTACCTCGCCCGGGCGTTCCCGGACCTCACCCGCTCCCGCATCCACGGCCTCATCGAGGCCGGGCACGTGCTCGCGGATGGCCAGCCCGCCAAGCCGTCGCGGCGTCTGCGCGGTGGTGAGCTGCTCACGTTGCACGTCCCAGCGCCCGTGGCCGCCGTCCCGGTGGCGGAGGAGCTTCCGCTCGCCGTGCTGCACGAGGACAAGGACCTCGTGGTGGTGGACAAGGCCGCGGGCATGGTGGTGCACCCGGGCGCGGGTCATGCGTCCGGGACGCTCGTCAACGCGCTGCTGCACCGGGTGAAGGACCTGGCCGGCGTGGGCGGCGAATTGCGTCCCGGCATCGTCCACCGACTCGACAAGGACACCACCGGCTGCCTCGTGGTGGCGAAGAACGAGCAGACGCTCGTGGCGCTGCAGAAGGCCTTCAAGACGCGCGCGGTGGAGAAGACGTACCTGGCCATCGTCCACGGCACTCCGCCCGCCGAGGGGCGAATCGAAACGCTCTACGGCCGGCACCCCGTGCACAGGCAGAAGTTCACGGGCAGGGTGAAGGAGGGCAAGCACGCCATCACGCTCTTCCGCGTGCTGGAGTCCTTCGACGGCGCGGCGCTGGTGGAGGTGGACCTGCTCACCGGCCGCACGCACCAGATTCGCGTTCACCTGTCCGAGTCCGGCCACCCGCTGCTCGGCGACACACTCTACGGCGCGGGCCGCAAGGCGAAGGGCAGGGCGGAGGAGGCGCAGGCGCGGCTGGGACGGCAGGCGCTGCATGCATGGCGCCTGGCCTTCGCGCACCCGCGTACGGGCAAGGCGCTGAAGCTGGAGGCGCCCATCCCCGAGGACTTCACCGCCGCGCTGGAGTTGCTGCGCGGTGAGCCCGCCGCCACCCAGGTGGTGGCAGCGAAGACGCCCGTCAAGGCAAGGCCCGCCGCGAAGAAGAAGACGGCGAAGCGGGCCACGAGCCGCGCGCGCTGA
- a CDS encoding helix-turn-helix domain-containing protein, with amino-acid sequence MKPFEQQTYYELLEVPVTAPMDDIRAAYSRLMELYAPDSIAVYALVDPEQVDSLRARMTEAMEILTDADLRVEYDKELGLPVRRMADTVTAAGKPSAEATPTAGTVERAAEALASSASAGAEEGSAAAASVEDARAAGSGKTLASAAEAPASELAQVPASPVSTSVAEVHGAESDEAPASPASTNAADARVVESDNATASPTSTEVGPSDFRATFFRGFSFAYVSSSLQDSQLLGSSVNVPSATSASESPSTQARDTAAASTPPPLPTRPVTPVAAASAAEAAPAAPVAASTPEPVPGPSAAAAASMTASEPGLSSATVAAVTAPVPAAVPPPLPTQPTAPAVAATTTAPVSAPAVAAPTTAPAPASVPPPLPTASSSTLATVPGRAEPALRPGARTPAARIAAHKPSEPGHPAPRPGPGRQLGDAQVLAQDSAIATAEAALAQVAARVREPRPRTPDIPSDAEFNGELLRRVREARQFSLQQVADRTRISKAHLENVEADRYGALPAPVYLRGILMNLARELGLDPLRVSRSYLALASEKSGKK; translated from the coding sequence ATGAAGCCCTTCGAGCAGCAGACCTATTACGAGCTCCTGGAGGTCCCTGTCACCGCGCCGATGGACGACATCCGCGCGGCGTACTCGCGGCTGATGGAGCTGTATGCGCCGGACTCCATCGCCGTGTACGCGCTGGTCGACCCGGAGCAGGTGGACAGTCTCCGCGCCCGGATGACCGAGGCGATGGAGATACTCACCGACGCGGACCTGCGCGTCGAATACGACAAGGAGCTGGGACTTCCGGTCCGGCGGATGGCGGACACCGTGACGGCGGCTGGCAAGCCGTCGGCGGAGGCGACGCCCACGGCGGGAACCGTGGAGCGCGCCGCGGAGGCGCTCGCGAGCTCGGCTTCGGCGGGCGCGGAGGAGGGGAGCGCGGCTGCCGCGAGCGTGGAGGACGCTCGTGCCGCCGGGTCCGGCAAGACGCTCGCGAGTGCGGCGGAGGCTCCGGCCTCCGAGCTGGCTCAGGTGCCTGCGAGCCCGGTTTCGACGAGTGTGGCGGAGGTTCATGGCGCCGAGTCCGACGAGGCGCCTGCGAGCCCGGCTTCGACGAATGCGGCGGACGCTCGAGTCGTCGAGTCCGACAATGCGACTGCGAGCCCGACTTCGACGGAGGTGGGGCCCTCGGACTTCCGCGCTACGTTCTTCCGCGGGTTCTCCTTCGCGTACGTGTCCAGCTCGTTGCAGGACTCGCAGCTCTTGGGCAGCTCCGTGAACGTGCCGTCGGCTACGTCCGCTTCGGAGAGCCCTTCGACACAGGCTCGTGACACAGCGGCCGCGTCGACACCTCCGCCCCTGCCGACGCGACCTGTCACGCCCGTCGCCGCTGCGTCCGCTGCCGAGGCCGCGCCTGCGGCGCCTGTTGCCGCATCCACCCCGGAGCCGGTGCCCGGGCCTTCCGCCGCCGCTGCCGCCTCCATGACGGCATCGGAGCCCGGGCTCTCCAGCGCCACTGTCGCCGCCGTGACGGCCCCGGTGCCCGCGGCCGTCCCGCCTCCGCTGCCCACGCAGCCCACCGCGCCCGCCGTTGCCGCCACCACCACGGCTCCGGTGTCTGCGCCCGCCGTTGCCGCTCCGACCACGGCCCCGGCGCCCGCGTCCGTTCCGCCCCCGCTGCCCACTGCGTCGAGCTCCACGCTCGCCACCGTGCCCGGCCGCGCGGAGCCCGCACTCCGGCCGGGTGCTCGTACGCCGGCCGCCCGCATCGCCGCTCACAAGCCGTCCGAGCCCGGCCACCCGGCACCGCGTCCGGGCCCCGGCCGTCAGCTCGGCGATGCCCAGGTGCTCGCCCAGGACTCGGCCATCGCCACGGCGGAGGCCGCGCTGGCCCAGGTGGCCGCCCGTGTGCGCGAGCCGCGTCCTCGCACCCCGGACATCCCCTCGGACGCCGAGTTCAACGGCGAACTGCTCCGCCGCGTGCGAGAGGCCCGGCAGTTCAGCCTCCAGCAGGTCGCCGACCGCACCCGCATCTCCAAGGCCCACCTGGAGAACGTCGAGGCCGACCGCTACGGCGCCCTCCCGGCCCCCGTCTACCTGCGCGGCATCCTCATGAACCTCGCCCGCGAGCTGGGGCTGGATCCGCTCCGGGTGTCCAGGAGCTATCTCGCCCTGGCTTCTGAGAAGTCAGGGAAGAAATGA
- a CDS encoding P-loop NTPase — MGGGKGGVGKSMVSANLGVALAQAGLNVLLVDADLGGANLHTCLGVGQPAATLSDFLRKNKATLEEVIIPTGVPRLSLIAGAQDALDAANLKYAQKQKLLKTLMGASADYLILDLGAGTSFNTIDFFIMADHGLLVVLPEPTSVENAYRFAKAAFFRRLQQVEAQYGIQDIVESALTTREGSLRTLHDVLAQVRHKDLAAAERLEKELAEFRIRLIVNQARTDADQNVGVAVAAAWKKFFGIEMDDLGAIRYDDEAWRAVRKRRPVLIERPDSPASSAIQRIASRLLALDSNLDPSSP; from the coding sequence GTGGGCGGAGGCAAGGGAGGCGTCGGCAAGTCCATGGTGTCCGCCAACCTTGGCGTCGCGCTGGCACAGGCCGGGCTCAACGTGTTGCTGGTGGACGCGGACCTGGGCGGTGCGAACCTGCACACGTGTCTGGGGGTGGGGCAGCCTGCGGCCACGCTGTCCGACTTCCTGCGCAAGAACAAGGCGACGCTCGAGGAGGTCATCATCCCCACGGGCGTGCCCAGGCTGTCGCTCATCGCCGGCGCGCAGGACGCGCTGGACGCGGCGAACCTCAAGTACGCGCAGAAGCAGAAGCTGCTGAAGACGCTGATGGGCGCATCGGCGGACTACCTGATCCTGGACCTGGGCGCGGGCACCAGCTTCAACACCATCGACTTCTTCATCATGGCGGACCACGGGCTGCTGGTGGTGCTGCCCGAGCCGACGTCCGTGGAGAACGCGTACCGCTTCGCGAAGGCGGCCTTCTTCCGGAGGCTCCAGCAGGTGGAAGCGCAGTACGGCATCCAGGACATCGTGGAGAGCGCGCTCACGACGCGTGAGGGCTCGCTGCGCACGCTGCACGACGTGCTGGCGCAGGTGCGGCACAAGGACCTGGCGGCGGCGGAGCGGCTGGAGAAGGAACTGGCGGAGTTCCGCATCCGGCTCATCGTGAATCAGGCGCGCACGGACGCGGACCAGAACGTGGGCGTGGCGGTGGCCGCCGCGTGGAAGAAGTTCTTCGGCATCGAGATGGATGACCTCGGCGCCATCCGCTACGACGACGAGGCCTGGCGCGCGGTGCGCAAGCGTCGTCCGGTCCTCATCGAGCGGCCCGACTCTCCAGCATCCTCGGCGATTCAACGCATCGCCTCGCGCCTTCTCGCACTCGACAGCAACCTCGACCCGTCTTCCCCATGA
- a CDS encoding HNH endonuclease produces MINSAVLVLNRYYQPVHVTSVKRAFSLLYQGVAKAIDAQYRLYEFDDWAALSATQDCITTINRTIRVPRVLVLSAYDHLPRGRVRFSRLNIYARDNDTCQYCGKNLPRSDLNLDHVLPRSQGGKTTWENVVCSCVPCNLKKGGRTPEQAEMRLLKKPVRPRWTPLFRGATRKVTYREWLPFLHLADASYWNVELLDE; encoded by the coding sequence ATGATCAACAGCGCCGTCCTCGTCCTCAACCGGTACTACCAGCCGGTGCATGTCACCTCGGTGAAGCGGGCGTTCTCGCTGCTGTACCAGGGCGTGGCCAAGGCCATCGACGCGCAGTACCGGCTCTACGAGTTCGATGACTGGGCCGCGTTGAGCGCCACCCAGGACTGCATCACCACCATCAACCGCACCATCCGCGTGCCGCGTGTGCTGGTGCTCAGCGCGTATGACCACCTGCCCCGCGGTCGGGTGCGCTTCTCACGGCTCAACATCTACGCGCGCGACAACGACACCTGCCAGTACTGCGGAAAGAATCTCCCGCGCAGCGACCTGAACCTGGACCACGTCCTGCCGCGCTCCCAGGGCGGGAAGACGACGTGGGAGAACGTCGTCTGCTCCTGCGTGCCCTGCAACCTGAAGAAGGGCGGACGCACCCCGGAGCAGGCCGAAATGCGGCTGCTCAAGAAGCCGGTGCGCCCGCGCTGGACGCCGCTGTTCCGCGGTGCCACGCGCAAGGTGACGTACCGCGAGTGGTTGCCCTTCCTGCACCTGGCGGATGCCTCGTACTGGAACGTCGAACTTCTGGACGAGTAG
- the selA gene encoding L-seryl-tRNA(Sec) selenium transferase, with the protein MGAPSNSGGKNALLRGLPSIEQLLRRPSLEPLLAGVPRARAVAALRLAVDRVRARLLQGDERAFEDSDVRDALTSLATPNLRPVLNATGVVLHTNLGRAPLAPEAVARVVSIARGYSNLEYDLDEGERGSRYAPVIGLLRTLTGAEDALVVNNCAGAALLVLAALASGRECIVSRGELVEIGGGFRVPDVMRQSGAKLVEVGTTNRTRRADYASAVGPDTGLLVKVHRSNFALVGFTEEVDVAELAALGRERGVPVFQDLGSGALVPLEGEGLTQEPTVARSVAAGADVIAFSGDKLLGGPQAGIVVGRAELIARVRAHPLTRALRVDKMTVAALEATLELYRDGRPHAVPTYRLLAQRPEELRARALRLQGLLAERGVSARVEGVVGQVGGGAMPLARLPSFACILNLETPETFLDCLRGGDVPVIGRITDGEGVLDVRCLAEEELNAVADAVAAARPGNPP; encoded by the coding sequence GTGGGCGCACCGTCGAACAGCGGCGGGAAGAACGCGCTGCTGCGCGGGCTTCCCTCCATCGAGCAGCTGCTGCGCCGCCCGTCGCTGGAGCCGCTGCTGGCCGGCGTTCCCCGGGCCCGCGCCGTGGCCGCGCTCCGGCTCGCGGTGGACCGCGTGCGCGCCCGGCTGCTCCAGGGGGACGAACGCGCCTTCGAGGACTCCGACGTCCGCGACGCGCTGACCTCTCTGGCCACGCCGAATCTGCGCCCCGTGCTCAACGCCACCGGCGTGGTGCTGCACACCAACCTCGGCCGCGCGCCCCTGGCGCCGGAAGCGGTGGCCCGGGTGGTGTCGATTGCGCGCGGCTACTCCAACCTCGAATACGACCTGGACGAGGGCGAGCGTGGCAGCCGCTATGCACCCGTCATCGGGCTGCTGCGCACGTTGACGGGCGCGGAGGACGCGCTCGTCGTCAACAACTGCGCGGGCGCGGCGCTGCTGGTGCTGGCGGCGCTGGCGTCCGGCCGCGAGTGCATCGTGTCTCGCGGCGAACTGGTGGAGATTGGCGGCGGCTTCCGCGTGCCGGACGTCATGCGCCAGTCGGGCGCGAAGCTGGTGGAGGTGGGTACCACCAACCGCACGCGCCGCGCGGACTACGCCAGCGCGGTGGGCCCGGACACGGGGCTGCTGGTGAAGGTGCACCGCTCCAACTTCGCGCTGGTGGGCTTCACGGAAGAGGTGGACGTGGCGGAATTGGCGGCGCTGGGCCGCGAGCGGGGGGTGCCGGTGTTCCAGGACCTCGGCTCGGGTGCGCTGGTGCCGCTGGAAGGGGAGGGGCTCACGCAGGAGCCCACGGTGGCGCGGTCGGTGGCGGCAGGGGCGGACGTCATCGCCTTCTCGGGCGACAAGCTGTTGGGTGGGCCGCAGGCGGGAATCGTGGTGGGACGCGCGGAGCTGATTGCCCGCGTCAGGGCCCACCCGCTCACCCGGGCGCTGCGCGTGGACAAGATGACGGTGGCCGCGCTGGAGGCCACGTTGGAGCTGTACCGGGACGGCAGGCCGCACGCCGTGCCCACGTACAGGCTGCTTGCCCAGCGGCCGGAGGAGCTGCGCGCCCGTGCGCTGCGGCTCCAGGGCCTGCTGGCCGAGCGGGGTGTGAGTGCCCGGGTGGAGGGCGTGGTGGGACAGGTGGGCGGGGGCGCCATGCCGCTGGCCCGGTTGCCTTCCTTCGCCTGCATCCTCAACCTAGAGACGCCGGAAACATTCCTCGACTGCCTGCGCGGCGGCGATGTGCCGGTTATTGGCAGGATCACGGACGGCGAGGGGGTCCTCGACGTCCGTTGTCTCGCGGAGGAGGAGCTCAATGCGGTCGCCGACGCCGTCGCGGCCGCACGTCCTGGGAACCCGCCATGA
- a CDS encoding cold-shock protein → MATGTVKWFNDAKGFGFIMQDGGGEDLFCHHTAIQTQGFRSLQEGQKVEFDVARGPKGLQAQNVRPI, encoded by the coding sequence ATGGCAACTGGTACCGTGAAGTGGTTCAACGACGCGAAGGGCTTTGGGTTCATCATGCAGGACGGCGGGGGCGAGGACCTCTTCTGCCACCACACTGCGATCCAGACCCAGGGCTTCCGCTCCCTGCAGGAAGGCCAGAAGGTGGAGTTCGACGTGGCCCGCGGCCCCAAGGGTCTGCAGGCTCAGAACGTTCGCCCGATCTGA